Proteins encoded within one genomic window of Pedobacter africanus:
- a CDS encoding DUF421 domain-containing protein encodes MNAYLDITLRSLAVYAFMLAAIRLTGKKELSQLNTTDVVLILLISNAVQNAMVGSNTSLLGGLVAAAVLFVLNFVLKKAMFKSQWFRELLTEKPEILIHNGNLDFAMLSKLGITNEELREAIREHGVEKYKDVKLAILEADGNISIITGDEHLKQSQYKRKRKHKSLGDLN; translated from the coding sequence ATGAATGCATACCTCGACATTACCCTGAGAAGCCTGGCTGTTTATGCCTTTATGCTGGCAGCCATCCGTTTAACCGGTAAAAAAGAACTTTCCCAACTCAACACCACTGATGTGGTTTTAATTCTCCTGATCAGCAATGCCGTACAAAACGCGATGGTAGGCAGCAATACGAGTTTGCTGGGTGGGCTTGTAGCTGCCGCAGTGCTGTTTGTCCTGAATTTTGTACTTAAAAAAGCGATGTTCAAAAGCCAGTGGTTCAGGGAACTACTCACCGAGAAACCTGAAATCCTGATCCATAACGGCAACCTGGATTTTGCCATGCTCAGCAAATTGGGCATCACCAACGAGGAATTGCGCGAAGCCATCCGCGAGCATGGGGTAGAAAAATATAAAGATGTTAAACTGGCCATTCTGGAAGCCGATGGGAACATCAGCATCATTACCGGAGATGAACACCTCAAACAGAGTCAGTACAAACGTAAAAGAAAACACAAATCGCTGGGCGACCTGAACTGA
- the ccsA gene encoding cytochrome c biogenesis protein CcsA produces MNKNWWKILGAILVTYSTIWGFLSDVPKLPILHESIRNLYFHVPMWFGMIVLFSVSVYHSIKFLSSNNPDHDLKAVESINVGVVYGILGIVTGAIWAKFTWGQAWSFDVKQNFAAIALLLYFAYLVLRNAIDEEQKRAKISAIYNIFAFPIMVVLLFVLPRLSDSLHPGNGGNPGFNSYDLDSRMRAVFYPACLGWILIGYWIYTILYRVRSLEKNNTL; encoded by the coding sequence ATGAATAAGAACTGGTGGAAAATTTTAGGCGCAATATTGGTTACTTACTCAACCATCTGGGGCTTTTTGTCTGACGTACCTAAATTACCTATCCTGCACGAAAGCATCCGGAACCTTTATTTTCATGTGCCCATGTGGTTTGGGATGATCGTTCTTTTCAGTGTTTCCGTTTATCACAGTATTAAATTTTTGAGCAGTAATAATCCTGATCACGATCTTAAGGCCGTAGAAAGTATCAATGTAGGGGTAGTTTATGGGATTTTAGGTATTGTAACTGGTGCCATCTGGGCCAAATTTACCTGGGGGCAGGCCTGGAGCTTTGATGTAAAACAAAACTTTGCCGCCATTGCACTGCTTCTTTATTTTGCTTACCTGGTATTGCGTAATGCGATAGACGAAGAACAGAAACGTGCCAAAATATCTGCTATTTACAACATTTTTGCCTTTCCGATAATGGTGGTGCTGCTTTTTGTACTGCCGCGCTTATCCGATTCACTGCATCCGGGCAACGGGGGCAATCCTGGTTTCAACTCCTACGATCTCGACAGCCGTATGCGTGCTGTATTTTATCCTGCCTGCCTGGGCTGGATACTGATCGGTTACTGGATCTATACCATTTTATACAGAGTACGTTCATTAGAAAAAAACAATACACTATAG
- a CDS encoding dihydroorotase: protein MNTILIKAASIVNEGQITVADIIIKGGFIEKIAPEINIKADQEINAEGLHLFPGMIDDQVHFREPGLTHKADIFSESMAAVAGGITSFMEMPNTVPNTLTQDLLADKYAIASEMSLANYSFFMGASNNNLEEVLKTDPKNVCGIKVFMGSSTGNMLVDNEKVLENIFKDAPMLVATHCEDEHTIQQNLAAYKERYGDNITIDMHPLIRSAEACYKSSSLAVELAKRYQTRLHILHISTAREVALFDNKSPLKDKRITAEACIHHLWFDDSDYATKGNWIKWNPAVKTAADKAGILQGVLDGHIDVIATDHAPHTIEEKQQPYLQAPSGGPLVQHALPALFEMYHQGKISLVQIAEKTAHNVATCFDIDRRGFIREGYWADLVLVNLNDPFTVTKLNVLYKCGWSPFEGQSFKAEVTHTFVSGNLAYQKGKFTTQETGKRLAFNR, encoded by the coding sequence ATGAACACCATTCTGATAAAAGCCGCCTCTATAGTAAACGAGGGACAAATTACTGTTGCAGACATAATCATTAAAGGAGGATTTATTGAAAAAATCGCACCTGAAATTAATATAAAAGCAGATCAGGAGATCAATGCCGAAGGTTTACACCTGTTTCCGGGAATGATTGACGACCAGGTGCATTTTCGCGAGCCGGGCCTAACACATAAGGCAGATATTTTTTCAGAAAGTATGGCCGCTGTGGCCGGTGGCATCACTTCTTTTATGGAGATGCCCAATACCGTTCCCAATACACTTACACAGGATTTACTGGCCGATAAATATGCCATCGCCTCCGAAATGTCGCTGGCCAATTACTCTTTTTTCATGGGTGCCTCCAACAATAACCTGGAAGAGGTACTCAAAACAGACCCCAAAAACGTGTGCGGCATTAAGGTATTTATGGGTTCTTCTACCGGAAATATGTTGGTTGACAATGAAAAAGTACTGGAAAATATTTTTAAAGATGCCCCCATGCTGGTGGCTACCCATTGTGAAGATGAACATACCATACAGCAGAACCTGGCCGCCTATAAGGAAAGGTATGGCGACAACATCACTATCGATATGCACCCACTGATCCGTAGCGCAGAAGCCTGTTATAAATCATCATCACTGGCGGTTGAGCTGGCCAAAAGGTATCAGACCCGGCTACACATCCTCCACATTTCCACTGCACGTGAGGTAGCGCTGTTTGATAACAAATCCCCGCTTAAGGACAAAAGAATAACGGCCGAAGCTTGCATCCACCATTTATGGTTTGATGACAGCGACTACGCCACCAAGGGCAACTGGATCAAATGGAACCCCGCCGTTAAAACCGCTGCAGACAAAGCGGGAATATTGCAGGGAGTACTGGACGGACATATAGACGTGATAGCTACAGACCATGCCCCGCACACCATAGAAGAAAAACAACAGCCTTATTTGCAGGCACCTTCTGGAGGGCCATTGGTACAGCATGCCTTACCGGCACTGTTCGAAATGTACCACCAGGGCAAAATCTCGCTCGTACAAATTGCTGAGAAAACAGCCCATAATGTGGCTACCTGTTTCGATATTGACAGAAGGGGCTTCATCAGGGAAGGCTACTGGGCCGACCTGGTGCTGGTGAACCTTAATGATCCCTTTACGGTAACCAAACTCAATGTATTATACAAATGTGGCTGGTCGCCTTTTGAAGGACAATCCTTCAAGGCCGAGGTTACACATACCTTTGTGTCTGGCAACCTGGCTTACCAGAAAGGGAAGTTCACCACACAGGAAACCGGAAAACGCCTGGCTTTTAACAGATAA
- a CDS encoding DEAD/DEAH box helicase — translation MAKSFEEFNLNRQILNAVADAGFTHATPIQEKAIAPVLSGQDIFGIAQTGTGKTAAYVLPILMQLKYAQGDSARALILAPTRELAMQIAEHVKLFSTYTDLRSVVIFGGIGPKTQTEQIKAGVDIIIATPGRFLDIYLAGHINTQYLKFLVLDEADKMMDMGFIGSIHRILEIVPRKRQNLLFSATMSSLVQKIAGDFLKHPTIIEVAEQATPATTVTQSLYEVPNFKTKINLLRFLMEDNEDFKRVIVFCKTKTVADNIFSFIERRFGEDAVRVIHANKGQNTRINSINAFKEGNIRVLVATDVASRGIDVSEVSHVINFDVPIVIEDYVHRIGRTGRAYSEGDALTFCSPAEKYYIQKIEKLIRQQIPVVPLPAQVFVEDTPYEERQAINRAIDDQKRKENPDFKGAFHEKKHAAAIAAAARASGKKTNKQPAWKKKKFKK, via the coding sequence ATGGCGAAAAGCTTTGAAGAATTTAATTTAAACAGGCAGATTTTAAACGCAGTGGCCGATGCCGGCTTTACCCACGCTACCCCTATACAGGAAAAAGCGATTGCACCTGTGTTATCGGGACAGGATATTTTTGGCATTGCCCAGACTGGTACGGGAAAAACAGCAGCTTATGTTTTGCCGATACTCATGCAGTTAAAGTATGCGCAGGGCGATTCGGCACGTGCGCTTATCCTGGCCCCGACCAGGGAGCTGGCCATGCAAATTGCCGAACATGTAAAGCTATTCTCAACCTATACCGACCTGCGTTCGGTGGTTATATTTGGGGGCATTGGCCCTAAAACACAAACGGAGCAGATCAAAGCCGGAGTGGATATCATCATCGCTACACCCGGCAGGTTTTTAGACATTTACCTGGCAGGTCATATCAATACCCAATACTTAAAGTTCCTGGTATTGGATGAAGCAGATAAAATGATGGATATGGGCTTTATTGGTTCCATACACCGGATTTTGGAAATAGTACCGCGGAAAAGGCAGAACCTGTTGTTTTCGGCTACCATGAGTAGCCTGGTGCAAAAAATTGCCGGCGATTTTTTAAAGCACCCTACCATTATTGAGGTTGCCGAGCAGGCCACTCCTGCAACTACAGTGACGCAATCGCTGTATGAGGTGCCTAATTTCAAGACCAAAATCAATCTGCTGCGTTTCCTGATGGAAGACAATGAGGACTTCAAACGTGTCATTGTCTTTTGTAAGACCAAAACAGTTGCCGACAATATTTTTAGTTTTATTGAACGTCGTTTTGGGGAAGATGCGGTGAGGGTGATCCATGCCAATAAAGGCCAGAACACAAGGATCAATTCCATCAATGCTTTTAAAGAAGGGAATATCCGGGTGCTGGTAGCGACTGATGTGGCATCGAGGGGAATTGATGTATCGGAGGTAAGCCATGTCATTAATTTTGATGTACCTATTGTAATTGAAGACTATGTTCACCGTATAGGCAGGACAGGCAGGGCCTATAGTGAAGGTGATGCATTGACTTTTTGCAGCCCGGCCGAGAAATATTACATTCAGAAAATAGAAAAGCTGATCAGGCAACAGATTCCTGTTGTACCTTTGCCGGCCCAGGTTTTTGTAGAAGATACACCTTATGAAGAAAGACAGGCCATAAACAGAGCCATAGATGATCAGAAACGTAAAGAAAATCCGGATTTTAAAGGCGCATTCCATGAAAAAAAACATGCAGCTGCAATAGCGGCGGCAGCCAGGGCTTCAGGAAAAAAAACAAACAAGCAGCCCGCCTGGAAGAAAAAGAAGTTTAAAAAGTAA
- a CDS encoding methylated-DNA--[protein]-cysteine S-methyltransferase codes for MTHQYCTILDSPLGKVSIFADDEFVNSITFKDKADKTTGLRENEISRMAAAQLSAYFEGTLQVFSLPTSQKGTPFQQGVWEALCSIDYGKTISYLKFSEQQNNILAIRAIAAANGKNDLAIVVPCHRVIGSNGKLVGYAGELWRKQWLLDHERSVSQQGQMTLKF; via the coding sequence ATGACGCATCAATATTGTACTATCCTGGATAGCCCCCTGGGCAAGGTCAGCATCTTTGCCGATGATGAATTCGTGAACAGCATCACCTTTAAAGATAAAGCGGATAAAACAACTGGATTACGGGAGAACGAAATTTCGAGAATGGCGGCAGCGCAGCTCAGTGCTTATTTTGAAGGCACATTGCAGGTCTTCTCTCTCCCCACCTCGCAAAAGGGCACTCCCTTCCAGCAAGGTGTATGGGAGGCACTCTGCTCCATTGACTACGGTAAGACCATTTCTTATTTAAAATTTTCTGAACAACAAAATAACATCCTTGCAATAAGGGCTATCGCTGCAGCCAATGGGAAGAACGACCTGGCCATTGTAGTGCCCTGCCACCGGGTAATTGGCAGCAATGGAAAGCTGGTCGGCTATGCCGGGGAACTGTGGCGCAAACAATGGCTACTAGACCATGAACGGTCTGTAAGTCAGCAAGGACAGATGACCTTAAAATTCTAA
- a CDS encoding polysaccharide lyase 6 family protein: protein MKLKHTAFLFILWLAKPVSLFAQTITVGSIPELQKAIDKAIAGNEIVLKNGVYTADEDIVVKCIGTTGKPVTIASESIGGAEIKGAGGLRIQRPAAHVIIRGFKFSNAANKNEIGAGSSFSRWTRNIFEAKGDGNYLSIVGNDHQVDYNTFQNKNSMGKFIGVRGTGKQIAERLWIHHNYFHNFSQQTGNGAEAVQFGLSGFSLSNSNSIFECNLFENCEGENELLSVKSSAVTIRFNTIRDCKAQFTLRHGNFNKVYGNYFNNTPGLRIFGDDHVIHSNYFENCNSAINIGNGGAEVADGAPLTSHDRPDRVLIAFNTLVNNKSNITLNPRTPVGLGAIDITIVNNLIQGGEEAAAIKGPFTNPKWEGNVIFNVKGAGNMPEGSFKIIDPKLKRDATGIYHLSAASPALNASGNYPAADVDMDGQARTAPFQVGADQPSKAKVTARVLTPEMVGHRADLK, encoded by the coding sequence ATGAAGTTAAAACATACCGCCTTTCTTTTTATTTTATGGCTGGCTAAGCCTGTTTCCCTTTTTGCACAGACCATTACAGTAGGCTCTATACCGGAACTGCAAAAAGCCATTGATAAGGCCATTGCAGGAAATGAGATTGTATTGAAAAATGGTGTATATACTGCTGATGAGGACATTGTGGTGAAATGTATAGGAACTACAGGAAAGCCGGTTACTATCGCTTCGGAAAGCATTGGAGGTGCAGAAATAAAAGGTGCCGGAGGGCTCCGGATTCAGCGTCCGGCTGCGCATGTCATCATACGCGGGTTTAAGTTCAGCAATGCAGCCAATAAAAACGAGATAGGGGCGGGAAGCAGCTTTAGCCGGTGGACCCGGAATATTTTTGAAGCAAAAGGTGATGGCAATTACCTGAGCATCGTTGGAAACGACCATCAGGTTGACTACAATACTTTCCAGAACAAGAATTCCATGGGTAAATTTATTGGTGTAAGGGGTACGGGTAAACAGATTGCCGAGCGCTTATGGATCCATCACAATTATTTCCATAATTTTTCGCAGCAAACAGGAAATGGGGCAGAGGCTGTTCAGTTTGGCCTTAGCGGGTTCAGCCTGTCGAACAGCAATAGCATTTTTGAGTGCAACCTGTTCGAGAATTGCGAGGGGGAAAATGAATTGTTGTCTGTAAAATCTTCTGCGGTAACCATACGTTTCAATACCATTCGCGATTGCAAAGCGCAGTTTACCTTGCGTCATGGTAATTTTAACAAGGTATATGGCAACTATTTCAACAATACCCCGGGCTTAAGGATCTTTGGGGACGATCACGTGATCCACAGTAATTATTTTGAGAATTGCAACTCGGCCATTAACATAGGCAATGGCGGTGCCGAAGTGGCCGATGGAGCCCCGCTCACCTCACATGACCGTCCGGACCGGGTACTGATTGCTTTTAATACCTTAGTCAACAATAAGAGTAACATCACTTTAAATCCCAGAACGCCAGTAGGACTGGGTGCAATAGATATTACCATTGTGAACAACCTTATTCAGGGTGGTGAGGAAGCTGCCGCAATCAAGGGCCCATTTACCAACCCCAAATGGGAGGGCAATGTGATCTTTAATGTCAAAGGGGCGGGAAATATGCCGGAGGGCTCATTTAAAATCATAGACCCAAAGCTTAAACGTGATGCTACAGGTATTTATCACCTTTCGGCGGCCAGTCCTGCTTTAAATGCCTCAGGCAATTATCCTGCAGCAGATGTTGATATGGACGGACAAGCGCGCACCGCACCGTTCCAGGTGGGCGCCGACCAACCATCAAAGGCTAAAGTAACGGCAAGGGTTTTAACACCCGAAATGGTTGGCCACCGCGCAGATTTGAAATAA
- the gldC gene encoding gliding motility protein GldC, whose amino-acid sequence MKQAEIKITVQLDDNNVPDNILWESTDAETKDQVPVKSMILALWDHNYKNSMRIDLWTKDMPVDEMKRFFYETLQTMGDSFLKATGETLIVEDLRDYCAHFADKMGINPKG is encoded by the coding sequence ATGAAACAAGCCGAAATCAAAATCACTGTCCAGTTAGACGATAACAATGTGCCGGATAATATCCTTTGGGAATCCACGGATGCCGAAACCAAAGATCAGGTGCCTGTAAAATCTATGATTCTGGCCCTATGGGACCATAATTATAAGAACTCCATGCGCATAGACCTCTGGACCAAAGATATGCCTGTTGATGAGATGAAAAGGTTTTTCTACGAGACCCTGCAAACCATGGGCGACAGCTTCCTGAAAGCTACCGGGGAGACACTGATTGTAGAGGATCTGCGCGACTATTGTGCGCATTTTGCAGATAAAATGGGCATCAACCCTAAAGGATAG
- a CDS encoding heme exporter protein CcmB has product MNLLSQVKYLIKKELLLEWRSKYALNGVLLYVVSTVFVCFLSFVSAAPITLNALFWIIMLFASINAVSKSFLQESRGRQLYIYTIASPIALIISKTIYNILLMMVLTLIALFFYSLVFRYEPQDFGLYILATILGSLSFSTVFTMISAIASKAGGNGSMLMAILSFPVVIPVIIVLIKLTKNAIDGLDRSVSMDEIGLLLVINGLVAAVSLLLFPYLWRD; this is encoded by the coding sequence ATGAATTTACTAAGCCAGGTAAAATATCTGATCAAAAAGGAGCTCCTGCTGGAATGGCGCTCAAAATATGCGCTGAACGGTGTCTTACTGTATGTGGTATCCACGGTATTTGTGTGCTTTCTTTCTTTTGTAAGTGCGGCGCCCATTACCCTGAACGCGCTGTTCTGGATCATTATGCTGTTTGCCTCCATCAATGCCGTGTCAAAAAGTTTTTTACAGGAAAGCCGTGGAAGGCAGCTGTATATTTATACCATAGCTAGCCCCATTGCACTCATCATCTCCAAAACGATTTACAATATCCTGCTGATGATGGTGCTGACGCTGATTGCACTGTTTTTCTATTCACTGGTATTTAGGTATGAACCACAGGATTTTGGCTTGTATATTCTGGCAACCATTCTGGGAAGCCTCAGTTTCTCTACCGTTTTTACCATGATCTCGGCCATAGCTTCCAAAGCCGGAGGCAATGGCAGTATGCTGATGGCGATCCTGAGTTTTCCGGTAGTGATCCCGGTAATCATTGTACTGATCAAACTCACTAAAAATGCAATAGATGGCCTGGATAGAAGTGTGAGCATGGACGAAATAGGCCTGCTGCTGGTGATCAATGGCCTGGTGGCTGCTGTAAGTCTGCTGCTGTTCCCCTATTTATGGCGCGATTAG
- a CDS encoding Glu/Leu/Phe/Val family dehydrogenase produces MANTANETNFFADVCKNFDSAAQFTAHPEGLLNQIKACNSVYRFQFPIRRGNGFEVIDAWRVEHSQHMNPTKGGIRYSDMVNEDEVMALAALMTYKCAIVNVPFGGAKGGICINPKNYTISELENITRRYTTELIKKNFIGPGIDVPAPDYGTGEREMSWIADTYMTMNPGQLDALGCVTGKPIALHGIRGRKEATGRGVAYAVRECVTVAEDMAKIGLKAGLGDKRVIVQGLGNVGYHAAKFLAEFGATIVGLCEYEGAIYNENGLNIDEVFAHRKLTGSILGFPGATEFKNSMEGLEQPCDILVPAALENQLTVENIRNIKAKIIAEGANGPTTPEAEEIFTEMGGIIIPDMYCNAGGVTVSYFEWLKNLSHVAFGRMENRYAENSNANLINTLESLTGKSIPAEHRLMIVKGASEMELVNSGLEDTMIHSYHEIRETLMTKAGVKTLRTAAFVGSIDKIAVSYMNLGVWP; encoded by the coding sequence ATGGCTAATACAGCAAATGAGACGAATTTCTTTGCAGATGTCTGCAAGAATTTTGACAGTGCCGCGCAGTTTACCGCCCACCCCGAAGGTTTATTGAACCAAATTAAAGCTTGTAACAGTGTGTACCGTTTCCAGTTCCCGATACGCAGGGGAAATGGTTTCGAGGTAATTGATGCCTGGAGGGTAGAACATTCGCAGCACATGAACCCTACAAAAGGGGGGATCCGTTACAGCGATATGGTAAATGAGGATGAGGTGATGGCACTGGCTGCTTTGATGACTTACAAATGTGCGATCGTAAATGTACCCTTTGGTGGTGCAAAAGGAGGTATCTGTATCAATCCAAAAAACTATACCATTAGCGAACTGGAAAACATTACCCGCCGTTATACTACTGAACTGATTAAAAAGAACTTTATTGGCCCTGGTATTGACGTGCCGGCTCCTGATTATGGAACCGGAGAGCGCGAGATGAGCTGGATTGCCGATACCTATATGACCATGAACCCTGGTCAGCTTGATGCCCTGGGCTGTGTTACCGGTAAGCCAATTGCCTTACATGGTATCCGCGGACGTAAGGAAGCTACCGGGCGTGGTGTGGCCTATGCAGTAAGAGAATGTGTTACCGTAGCTGAAGATATGGCTAAAATTGGTCTTAAAGCCGGTTTAGGTGATAAACGTGTCATTGTACAAGGGTTAGGAAACGTAGGCTACCATGCTGCTAAATTCCTTGCAGAGTTTGGCGCAACTATAGTGGGCCTTTGCGAATATGAAGGTGCGATCTACAACGAAAATGGTTTAAATATCGATGAGGTATTTGCACACCGCAAGCTGACGGGTTCAATTTTAGGTTTCCCTGGAGCCACAGAGTTTAAAAACTCTATGGAAGGTTTGGAGCAGCCATGCGATATTTTAGTGCCTGCTGCGCTTGAAAACCAGCTGACTGTAGAAAATATCAGGAACATCAAAGCAAAGATTATTGCAGAAGGTGCCAATGGCCCTACTACTCCAGAGGCAGAAGAGATTTTCACAGAAATGGGCGGTATCATCATTCCGGATATGTATTGCAACGCGGGTGGTGTAACGGTTTCTTATTTCGAATGGTTGAAGAACCTTTCTCACGTTGCTTTTGGCCGTATGGAAAACCGTTATGCTGAGAATTCAAATGCAAACCTGATCAATACCCTGGAAAGTCTTACCGGTAAAAGCATTCCGGCTGAACATCGCCTGATGATTGTTAAAGGCGCATCTGAGATGGAACTGGTAAACTCCGGTCTGGAAGACACCATGATCCATTCTTATCATGAGATCAGGGAGACCCTAATGACCAAAGCTGGTGTTAAAACTTTAAGGACAGCGGCATTTGTAGGCTCAATTGATAAGATCGCCGTATCTTATATGAACCTGGGTGTTTGGCCATAA
- a CDS encoding DUF3810 domain-containing protein, with product MNQAHKPILRRFAVLFTLSALVYVFGFFSHAVERAYAHGFYPITSVIQRFISGLVPFALGDFLYLLLILYVIRSLYLFYRKLVQKRLGPPDRLNIPLQALNFVLILYLVFKLSWGLNYSRIPVARQLSIGSEKYHTTELVALGRYFVGRLNQLQHIKRTDYNIGQLQYHAKKAYDKMRQRHSFFAYPVPAVKPVPNSWVITKIGIEGYYCPLSGEANVNMLLPETSLPFVTCHEIAHQLGVAREDEANLVGYLTAINSDEPDFKYSAAYNMLKSILFEIRIKSPEDYERLYKTINPMTLKDIQNDRDFWQKYNSDMYRYFGLAFDRFLKLNNQPKGTDSYQDIVLWLYNIHKKDL from the coding sequence ATGAACCAGGCCCACAAACCTATACTCAGGCGGTTTGCAGTTCTGTTTACCTTATCTGCGCTGGTTTATGTTTTTGGCTTTTTTTCGCATGCGGTTGAGCGCGCGTATGCACATGGTTTTTATCCTATTACCTCGGTAATTCAGCGTTTTATCAGCGGTCTGGTTCCTTTTGCACTGGGCGACTTCCTGTACCTGCTGCTGATTCTTTATGTGATCCGCAGTCTGTACCTTTTCTACAGGAAGTTGGTACAAAAACGTTTAGGCCCGCCTGACCGGCTGAACATCCCCCTGCAGGCATTAAATTTTGTATTGATCCTTTACCTGGTTTTCAAACTTTCCTGGGGGCTCAATTACTCCCGCATTCCTGTGGCCAGGCAGCTGAGCATTGGCAGTGAGAAATACCATACTACAGAACTGGTGGCATTGGGCAGGTATTTCGTTGGCCGGTTAAATCAGCTGCAGCACATCAAAAGGACTGATTACAATATCGGCCAATTGCAGTACCATGCAAAAAAAGCATACGATAAGATGCGGCAGCGCCATTCTTTTTTTGCTTACCCTGTTCCTGCTGTTAAACCCGTGCCGAACAGCTGGGTCATTACAAAAATAGGGATAGAGGGCTATTATTGTCCGCTTTCCGGCGAAGCCAATGTAAACATGCTTTTACCTGAGACCTCGCTTCCCTTTGTAACCTGCCACGAAATTGCACACCAACTGGGTGTTGCCCGGGAAGACGAAGCAAACCTGGTCGGTTACCTTACAGCGATCAATAGTGATGAACCCGATTTTAAATACTCGGCGGCATACAACATGCTCAAAAGTATTCTATTCGAGATCCGGATCAAGTCGCCCGAAGATTATGAAAGGCTGTACAAAACCATCAATCCCATGACTTTAAAGGACATTCAAAACGACCGGGATTTCTGGCAGAAGTACAACAGCGACATGTACCGCTATTTTGGCCTGGCATTCGATAGGTTTTTAAAGCTGAACAACCAGCCCAAGGGAACTGACAGTTACCAGGATATAGTACTTTGGCTTTACAATATCCATAAAAAAGATTTGTAA
- a CDS encoding cytochrome c maturation protein CcmE domain-containing protein yields MRKSAIIGLITIALCVGFLISLNADTNTYSTFSEAAKDSREFHVMGHWEKAKGMHYDALKDANRFEFFMKDEKGMVNKVVYAGTKPQDFERSEKLVLIGKMENNTFYASKILMKCPSKYNNELVEVKQDGKVEKYK; encoded by the coding sequence ATGAGAAAAAGTGCAATTATTGGTTTAATAACTATTGCGTTATGTGTAGGTTTCCTGATCAGCCTTAACGCCGATACAAATACCTATTCAACCTTTAGTGAAGCCGCAAAAGACTCCAGGGAGTTTCATGTAATGGGACACTGGGAAAAAGCTAAAGGGATGCACTACGATGCGCTTAAAGATGCAAACCGCTTTGAATTTTTTATGAAAGATGAAAAAGGCATGGTCAATAAAGTGGTATATGCCGGAACCAAACCTCAGGATTTCGAACGCTCGGAAAAGCTGGTACTGATCGGAAAGATGGAGAACAATACTTTTTATGCCTCTAAGATACTTATGAAGTGCCCATCTAAATATAACAACGAACTTGTTGAAGTCAAGCAGGACGGTAAAGTAGAAAAATACAAATAA
- a CDS encoding CcmD family protein, whose translation MKKFSFTLLMLLVTFQLFAQNEGQSISDSVYASGKIYVVVACIVLILFGLLFFLFSIEKRLKKLEQKSAGKN comes from the coding sequence ATGAAGAAATTTTCATTTACGCTTTTAATGCTGCTGGTTACCTTTCAATTGTTCGCTCAAAATGAAGGTCAGTCTATTTCTGACAGTGTATATGCCTCGGGTAAGATATATGTGGTCGTAGCTTGTATTGTACTAATTCTGTTTGGCCTGCTTTTCTTTTTATTCTCTATTGAAAAAAGATTAAAAAAATTAGAACAGAAATCTGCTGGCAAAAACTAA